In Pseudomonas alcaliphila JAB1, a single window of DNA contains:
- a CDS encoding PilZ domain-containing protein: MRSQRRIERHQLPYYLKVFNRITDKPMGSIGNVSLDGLMLISQLPMLVGARFDMRLKIPGQHGIHFIDFSANCQWCREDVTPGIYDSGFALVAPPADYVEMIDALRYYFSFHSLAASA, translated from the coding sequence ATGCGTAGCCAGCGCCGAATCGAACGCCATCAGTTGCCCTACTACCTGAAGGTGTTCAATCGCATCACCGACAAACCGATGGGTTCCATCGGCAATGTCTCTCTCGACGGTCTGATGCTGATCAGTCAGTTGCCGATGCTGGTGGGCGCGCGCTTCGACATGCGCCTGAAGATTCCAGGCCAGCATGGCATCCATTTCATCGACTTCTCCGCCAACTGCCAGTGGTGCCGTGAAGATGTCACGCCTGGCATCTACGACTCCGGGTTCGCTCTGGTCGCGCCGCCTGCCGACTACGTCGAGATGATCGACGCGCTGCGTTACTACTTCAGTTTCCACAGCCTGGCGGCATCTGCCTGA
- a CDS encoding Glu/Leu/Phe/Val dehydrogenase dimerization domain-containing protein, with the protein MFSMMEAARLEALHLAEDPASGLKAVIAIHNTRFGPALGGCRYLPYADEQSAIGDAIRLAQGMSYKAALAGIDHGGGKAVIIRPPHLQSRAALFEAFGRFIETLNGRYITAIDSGTSSADMDCIAQYTNHATSTTSEGDPSPHTALGVFAGIRATAQARLGSDDLEGLRVAIQGLGNVGFALAEALHAAGVELLVSDLDAGRVQLAVEQLGAHPIASDALLTTPCDILAPCGLGGVLNAQTVAHLRCAAVAGAANNQLASPEVADQLEARGILYAPDYVLNAGGLIYVALRHRGEELPAITAHLAQISRRLTEVYAHAQAEKRSPARVADYLAESLLYRT; encoded by the coding sequence ATGTTCAGCATGATGGAAGCCGCCCGCCTCGAGGCCCTGCACCTGGCCGAGGATCCGGCCAGCGGTCTCAAGGCCGTTATCGCCATTCACAACACCCGCTTCGGGCCAGCACTCGGCGGCTGTCGTTACCTGCCCTATGCCGATGAACAGAGCGCCATTGGCGATGCCATCCGTCTGGCTCAGGGCATGAGTTACAAGGCAGCGCTGGCCGGTATCGATCACGGTGGCGGCAAGGCGGTGATCATCCGTCCGCCGCATCTGCAGAGCCGGGCCGCGCTGTTCGAGGCCTTCGGGCGTTTTATCGAAACCCTCAATGGACGTTACATCACCGCCATCGACAGCGGCACCTCCAGTGCCGATATGGACTGCATCGCCCAGTACACCAATCACGCAACCAGCACGACCAGCGAGGGTGATCCGTCGCCGCACACAGCCTTGGGCGTATTCGCGGGCATTCGCGCCACCGCCCAGGCGCGCCTTGGCAGCGACGATCTGGAAGGGCTGCGGGTCGCCATTCAGGGCCTGGGCAATGTCGGCTTCGCCCTGGCCGAAGCGCTGCATGCCGCTGGCGTCGAACTGCTGGTCAGCGACCTCGATGCCGGGCGTGTGCAACTGGCCGTCGAACAACTGGGGGCGCACCCGATTGCCAGCGATGCGCTGCTCACCACGCCCTGCGACATTCTCGCGCCCTGCGGCCTGGGTGGTGTGCTGAATGCACAGACAGTCGCTCATCTGCGCTGCGCAGCGGTGGCAGGGGCTGCCAACAATCAGCTGGCCAGCCCCGAAGTGGCCGACCAGCTGGAAGCTCGCGGGATTCTCTACGCGCCGGATTACGTGCTCAATGCCGGAGGGCTGATCTACGTGGCACTGCGTCATCGCGGTGAGGAGTTGCCGGCGATCACCGCACATCTGGCGCAGATCAGCCGGCGTCTGACCGAGGTCTACGCCCATGCTCAGGCTGAAAAACGTTCCCCGGCGCGAGTCGCAGACTATCTGGCGGAGAGCCTGCTCTATCGCACCTAG
- a CDS encoding YebG family protein, which yields MAVEVVYRSSRDPERLFMDKAEADRYDKMLELAERLSEVLHKAVPSLSEEQGEELGIFMAKNRDVFAKAFKSQPDALDELEVDAASE from the coding sequence ATGGCCGTCGAAGTGGTGTATCGCAGCAGTCGCGATCCGGAGCGCTTGTTTATGGATAAGGCCGAAGCCGATCGTTACGACAAGATGCTGGAGCTGGCCGAGCGCCTGAGCGAGGTTCTGCACAAGGCCGTGCCTTCCTTGAGCGAGGAACAGGGCGAGGAACTGGGTATCTTCATGGCCAAGAATCGCGACGTGTTTGCCAAAGCGTTCAAGAGCCAGCCCGATGCCCTCGACGAACTCGAGGTCGACGCAGCCAGCGAGTGA
- a CDS encoding DEAD/DEAH box helicase: MPLDIHQLRQEDWRSEFGAGDLRRGIAYAEEKRSKLLSLKDHSLLANCRGSGGQTYQQRITLHPYGRKWSVTGHCNCPVGFNCKHVVAALLTLEAQQRAGSDLSDIIVVNKELAETRLEGIAPSAILSLGSQVRVHFDARKGRMQEQTQHRAALAFDYAGHKVFGKPAKDLVKRLDEQTNLRLIRDGGAEASLRKRLESLGLQVALRQSEALPAEAGEPFELERERDWLDFVQQQLPQLRAEGWQIHMRPDFQYNLAEVDDWYAEVEEDPQQNWFDLELGIEVEGQRLSLLPILLQAIRRTPWLLAPEALAQRADEDRLLVSLPQGGKRIALPFARLKPLLATLGELYFRDPGDDHLPLRLGRADAARLAELAQGPELSWQGGDELRGFAQRLQNLAVREIAPPEGLQAELRTYQVQGLNWMQTLAELRVGGVLADDMGLGKTLQTLAHILCEKQAGRLKNPALIVMPTSLIPNWQDEAARFTPQLRVLALHGNKRKALFEEIAEHDLILTTYALLPRDLKALNQQRYRLLILDEAQNIKNPRSKAATAAAQVQADLRLCLTGTPLENHLGELWSLFHFLMPGWLGDAKAFTRDYRTPIEKRGDAQRLNHLNGRIRPFLLRRTKEQVASELPPKTEITQWVEMTQLQRDRYETLRLAMDQKVRDEIARQGLARSHIVILEALLRLRQSCCDLRLLGEDNGELGANDSGKLSALLDMLVELVDEGRRVLLFSQFTSMLALIEAELQARKIAYAKLTGSTQDRRTPVQRFQAGEFPVFLISLKAGGSGLNLTAADTVIHFDPWWNPAAEAQASDRAYRIGQDKPVFVYKLIARGSVEEKIQQLQQAKANLAKGVLDGGSQGQWQLNEEDLAALFAPLD; encoded by the coding sequence ATGCCTCTGGATATTCACCAGTTACGCCAGGAGGACTGGCGTTCCGAGTTCGGCGCGGGCGACCTGCGCCGTGGCATTGCCTACGCCGAAGAAAAACGCAGCAAACTGCTCAGCCTCAAGGACCACAGCTTGCTCGCCAATTGCCGTGGTTCCGGCGGGCAGACCTACCAGCAGCGCATCACGCTGCACCCTTACGGGCGCAAATGGAGCGTGACCGGCCACTGCAACTGCCCGGTTGGCTTCAACTGCAAGCACGTGGTCGCCGCCCTGCTCACCCTGGAAGCGCAACAGCGCGCCGGCAGCGACCTGTCGGACATCATCGTGGTGAACAAGGAACTGGCGGAAACACGCCTCGAAGGTATCGCCCCCTCCGCCATCCTCAGCCTTGGCAGCCAGGTGCGCGTGCATTTCGACGCACGCAAGGGACGCATGCAGGAACAGACCCAGCACCGCGCGGCGCTGGCCTTCGACTACGCCGGGCACAAGGTTTTCGGCAAACCGGCCAAGGATCTGGTCAAGCGCCTGGATGAGCAAACCAACCTGCGCCTGATCCGCGACGGCGGCGCCGAAGCCAGCCTGCGTAAACGTCTGGAAAGCCTTGGACTGCAGGTAGCGTTGCGCCAGAGCGAAGCGCTGCCGGCCGAAGCCGGCGAGCCGTTCGAACTGGAGCGCGAGCGCGACTGGCTGGATTTCGTCCAGCAGCAACTGCCGCAGCTGCGCGCCGAAGGCTGGCAAATCCATATGCGCCCGGACTTCCAGTACAACCTCGCCGAGGTCGACGACTGGTACGCCGAGGTCGAGGAAGATCCGCAGCAGAACTGGTTCGATCTGGAGCTGGGCATCGAGGTGGAGGGCCAGCGCCTGAGTCTGCTGCCGATCCTGCTTCAGGCCATCCGCCGCACGCCCTGGCTGCTGGCGCCCGAAGCGCTGGCCCAGCGCGCCGACGAAGATCGCCTGCTGGTCAGCCTGCCGCAGGGCGGCAAACGCATCGCCCTACCCTTCGCCCGATTGAAACCACTGCTGGCCACGCTCGGCGAGCTGTATTTCCGCGACCCTGGCGACGATCACCTGCCGCTGCGCCTGGGCCGCGCCGACGCCGCGCGCCTGGCCGAACTGGCCCAGGGGCCCGAGCTCAGTTGGCAAGGCGGCGATGAATTGCGCGGCTTCGCCCAGCGCCTGCAGAACCTGGCGGTACGTGAAATTGCGCCACCCGAGGGTTTGCAGGCCGAACTGCGCACCTATCAGGTGCAGGGCCTGAACTGGATGCAGACCCTGGCCGAACTGCGCGTCGGTGGCGTACTGGCCGACGACATGGGCCTGGGCAAGACCCTGCAGACCCTGGCGCATATCCTCTGCGAGAAACAGGCCGGGCGCCTGAAAAATCCAGCACTGATCGTCATGCCCACCAGCCTGATACCCAACTGGCAGGACGAGGCGGCGCGCTTCACCCCGCAGTTGCGCGTACTGGCGCTGCATGGCAACAAGCGCAAGGCGCTGTTCGAGGAGATCGCCGAGCACGATCTGATCCTCACCACCTACGCCCTGCTACCACGCGACCTCAAGGCGCTGAACCAGCAGCGCTATCGCCTGCTGATTCTCGACGAAGCACAAAACATCAAGAATCCGCGCAGCAAGGCGGCCACTGCAGCGGCTCAGGTGCAGGCCGACCTGCGCCTGTGCCTGACCGGCACACCGCTGGAGAACCACCTGGGCGAGCTGTGGTCGCTGTTCCACTTCCTCATGCCGGGCTGGCTCGGCGACGCCAAGGCCTTCACCCGCGACTACCGCACACCCATCGAAAAACGTGGCGACGCCCAGCGCCTGAATCATCTGAATGGGCGCATCCGCCCCTTCCTGCTGCGCCGCACCAAGGAACAGGTGGCCAGCGAGTTGCCGCCAAAGACCGAGATTACCCAATGGGTCGAGATGACCCAGCTGCAGCGCGACCGCTACGAGACTCTGCGCCTGGCCATGGACCAGAAGGTACGCGACGAAATTGCCCGCCAGGGTCTGGCCCGCAGTCATATCGTCATCCTCGAAGCCCTGCTGCGCCTGCGCCAGAGCTGCTGCGACCTGCGTCTGCTCGGAGAGGATAATGGCGAGTTGGGTGCCAACGACTCGGGCAAGCTCAGCGCCCTGCTGGACATGCTCGTAGAGCTGGTCGACGAAGGCCGCCGGGTACTGCTGTTCTCCCAGTTCACCTCGATGCTGGCGCTGATCGAGGCGGAATTGCAGGCGCGCAAGATCGCCTACGCCAAACTGACCGGCAGCACCCAGGACCGGCGCACACCGGTACAACGCTTCCAGGCGGGGGAGTTTCCGGTTTTTCTGATCAGCCTCAAGGCCGGTGGCAGCGGTCTCAACCTGACCGCCGCCGACACCGTGATCCACTTCGACCCCTGGTGGAACCCGGCCGCCGAAGCCCAAGCCAGCGACCGCGCCTACCGCATCGGCCAGGACAAACCTGTGTTCGTCTACAAGCTGATCGCCCGTGGCAGCGTCGAGGAAAAGATCCAGCAACTGCAGCAGGCCAAGGCCAACCTGGCCAAGGGCGTGCTCGACGGTGGCAGTCAGGGCCAGTGGCAACTGAATGAAGAAGACCTGGCGGCGCTGTTCGCGCCGCTCGACTGA
- a CDS encoding phosphate-starvation-inducible PsiE family protein, which translates to MNWAERLRTGMHGLAESLGNLLMEAFHYLALFAIGAITAWAGVMTFIGMLEKGHITVDDILLLFIYLELAAMVGIYFKTNHMPIRFMIYVAITALTRLLISDISHTHKPTWGVVMVSGAILLLALAILVVRYASSRFPAVAGSHPRSKARNREDAESERDDASD; encoded by the coding sequence ATGAATTGGGCGGAACGTCTGCGTACGGGCATGCATGGCCTGGCGGAATCCTTGGGTAATCTGCTGATGGAGGCCTTCCATTACCTGGCGCTGTTCGCCATCGGGGCGATCACGGCCTGGGCGGGGGTGATGACCTTCATCGGCATGCTGGAAAAGGGACACATCACGGTCGATGACATTCTGTTGCTGTTCATCTACCTGGAATTGGCGGCGATGGTGGGCATCTACTTCAAGACCAACCACATGCCGATTCGCTTCATGATCTATGTAGCGATCACCGCGTTGACCCGTTTGCTGATTTCCGACATTTCTCACACCCACAAACCGACTTGGGGCGTGGTGATGGTGTCGGGAGCGATCCTGCTGCTGGCCCTGGCGATTCTGGTGGTGCGCTACGCCTCGTCGCGTTTTCCCGCCGTGGCTGGTTCACACCCGCGCAGCAAGGCGCGCAACCGCGAGGACGCCGAGTCCGAGCGCGACGATGCGTCTGACTGA
- a CDS encoding diguanylate cyclase: MRFAFAVPNHEVFTLNSVGRVKRKLLALVALFYLSLMLLIGAIWGSQASLSSGRDVQDLYRSLYRLSSLLSILQDAEIGQRGYLLTGNEQYLAPYERAIGQLDEQLLLLVETPMLRAYKPDIDAIAGLSQLKRNELAQTIVVRREQGQNAAQRILAEDVGKLYMDEMRVRIGNIVRGVTASLEEQKADLEWRSNLALWGGGGGALMMLGLLSLLFIDLRRDLSERAELLERLAFESKHDSLTQIPNRRAFNETLDQALALARRGERQVALLYLDLDGFKPINDQHGHAAGDATLKAVVARWQGLMREGEVLARLGGDEFAIIAAGDADAIERLARRLIEALDAPLLEQFPEVRVGVSVGLARYAEHGEDRRRLIAAADMAMYRAKQAGKHCFAWPESRQPVLAVV, from the coding sequence ATGCGCTTCGCATTTGCAGTGCCCAATCATGAGGTGTTCACCTTGAACTCAGTCGGTCGTGTAAAGCGCAAGTTGCTCGCGCTGGTGGCACTGTTTTACCTGAGCCTGATGCTACTCATCGGGGCAATCTGGGGAAGTCAGGCCAGCCTCTCCAGTGGTCGTGATGTACAAGATCTGTATCGATCCCTTTACCGGCTGTCTTCGCTGCTTTCTATCCTGCAGGACGCCGAGATCGGTCAGCGCGGCTATTTGCTGACAGGCAACGAGCAGTACCTCGCGCCCTACGAACGAGCCATCGGGCAACTGGATGAGCAACTGTTGCTACTTGTCGAAACCCCGATGCTCAGGGCTTACAAGCCTGATATTGATGCGATTGCCGGACTCAGCCAGCTCAAGCGCAACGAACTGGCACAGACCATCGTCGTGCGTAGGGAGCAGGGGCAGAACGCTGCACAGCGTATTCTGGCCGAGGACGTCGGTAAGCTCTACATGGATGAAATGCGTGTACGCATCGGCAATATCGTACGAGGCGTCACGGCGTCCCTTGAAGAACAGAAGGCGGATCTTGAATGGCGCTCGAATCTGGCGCTATGGGGTGGCGGCGGTGGTGCGTTGATGATGCTCGGGCTGCTCTCGCTGCTGTTTATCGATTTGCGTCGTGACCTCAGTGAGCGCGCCGAGTTGCTCGAGCGCCTGGCCTTCGAGTCGAAGCATGACAGTCTCACCCAAATACCCAATCGACGAGCCTTCAACGAAACGCTGGATCAGGCATTGGCGCTCGCCAGGCGGGGAGAGCGTCAGGTGGCGTTGCTCTATCTCGATCTTGATGGCTTCAAACCGATTAACGATCAGCATGGCCACGCTGCCGGAGACGCGACACTCAAGGCAGTGGTTGCACGCTGGCAGGGTTTGATGCGTGAAGGTGAAGTGTTGGCACGGCTTGGCGGGGACGAGTTCGCTATCATCGCGGCAGGTGATGCCGACGCTATCGAACGCCTGGCGCGGCGTCTGATCGAGGCGCTTGACGCGCCGCTGCTGGAGCAGTTTCCCGAGGTGCGGGTGGGCGTCAGCGTTGGTCTGGCGCGTTATGCCGAACATGGCGAAGATCGTCGCCGGCTTATCGCGGCGGCCGATATGGCCATGTATCGCGCCAAACAGGCGGGCAAGCACTGCTTCGCCTGGCCTGAATCACGTCAGCCGGTACTCGCTGTAGTCTGA
- a CDS encoding transglutaminase family protein — protein MNPRQACLQCLQRDPPALFEAALWIAAEHDDQLQPAQIMSDLHSLLLQVSAGLPALPARELAQPLLRRLAELDFQEDDEGVTRPCHALLHEVLRRQRGQPLTLALIALEVARRLDIPLQGVNFPGHFMLRVPGADHLLDPCGGRRLYTRDCRDQLYRQLGPDVELSAVHLQTADATDMLRRLSRNLRLLHMQHDAPEAALKDAERVLQLGPPNLVDHLARADVYRQLDCPQGERYDLEHALLFCEEEGLRLQLSQRLRSLARVPAVH, from the coding sequence ATGAACCCACGCCAAGCCTGCCTGCAGTGCCTGCAACGCGATCCACCCGCCCTGTTCGAGGCGGCGCTGTGGATCGCCGCCGAACACGATGATCAGCTCCAGCCCGCGCAGATCATGAGCGACCTGCACAGCCTGTTACTACAGGTCAGCGCTGGACTACCCGCCCTGCCCGCTCGCGAACTGGCCCAGCCGCTGCTGCGCCGACTGGCCGAGCTCGATTTTCAAGAAGACGACGAAGGCGTGACACGTCCATGCCATGCCCTGCTGCATGAAGTGCTACGCCGTCAACGCGGCCAGCCGCTGACCCTGGCATTGATTGCGCTGGAAGTGGCGCGCCGTCTGGACATTCCACTACAGGGCGTGAATTTCCCTGGTCATTTCATGCTCCGTGTACCTGGCGCCGATCACCTGCTCGACCCTTGCGGTGGGCGCCGCCTGTACACCCGCGACTGCCGTGACCAGCTCTATCGCCAGCTGGGCCCAGATGTCGAACTCAGCGCTGTGCATCTGCAGACAGCCGACGCTACCGACATGCTACGACGCCTGTCGCGCAATCTGCGCCTGCTGCATATGCAGCACGATGCCCCGGAAGCTGCGCTCAAGGATGCCGAGCGTGTCCTGCAACTCGGTCCGCCGAACCTGGTCGATCACCTGGCTCGCGCGGATGTCTATCGGCAACTGGATTGCCCACAGGGTGAGCGCTATGACCTTGAGCACGCGCTGCTGTTCTGTGAGGAAGAGGGTCTGCGCCTGCAGTTGAGCCAGCGCCTGCGCAGCCTGGCACGTGTGCCAGCGGTGCATTGA
- a CDS encoding DUF488 family protein, whose translation MIRCKRVYLDAQAGDGQRILVDRLWPRGLSRDALAFDEWLPEVAPSTELRKAFAHRAEAFDDFSAAYRRELAGHPEHWQRLLHWAASGTLTLLYAARDEEHNNARVLAEFLEDELQRYDSPSSPVCYQSEFDGN comes from the coding sequence ATGATCCGTTGCAAGCGGGTTTATCTCGATGCCCAGGCCGGCGACGGCCAACGCATACTGGTCGACCGACTATGGCCAAGGGGCCTGTCCAGGGACGCCTTGGCGTTCGATGAATGGCTACCCGAAGTCGCGCCATCTACCGAACTACGCAAGGCCTTCGCTCATCGCGCCGAAGCCTTCGATGATTTCAGTGCGGCCTACCGCCGTGAGCTGGCGGGTCACCCTGAACATTGGCAGCGACTGCTGCATTGGGCGGCGAGCGGCACGCTTACGCTGCTCTACGCCGCACGCGATGAGGAACACAACAACGCGCGAGTTCTGGCGGAGTTCCTCGAGGATGAGCTACAGCGATACGACTCGCCCAGTTCACCTGTGTGCTACCAGAGCGAATTCGACGGCAATTGA